The following proteins come from a genomic window of Aspergillus oryzae RIB40 DNA, chromosome 4:
- a CDS encoding uncharacterized protein (predicted protein), with translation MQFKLSALTALLAASASVYADSISGSKVTNILDTLTKGARDLNSSLQSTQDASSTGQTILSGEQKAMAEKQDALLSLAAEGDRRVAPKDQSAVCQSLLTSTARCSTSRLNRSFSSLSLRRGRLSSFPSGLHPLRPHWAPTRK, from the exons ATGCAGTTTAAACTCTCCGCCCTTACTGCCCTCTTGGCAGCGTCCGCCTCAGTGTATGCTGACAGTATTAGCGGCTCAAAAGTCACAAACATTCTAGACACCCTTACGAAAGGTGCCAGAGACCTGAACAGCAGCCTCCAGAGCACTCAGGACGCTAGCTCAACTGGCCAG ACGATTCTTAGCGGCGAACAGAAGGCCATGGCTGAGAAGCAAGATGCTCTTTTGTCACTTGCAGCAGAAGGTGATCGTCGTGTCGCTCCGAAAGACCAAAGCGCCGTTTGCCAATCCCTCCTGACC TCAACTGCCCGATGTAGTACTTCAAGGCTGAACAGGAGCTTCTCCTCACTATCATTGAGAAGAGGGAGATTATCCAGTTTCCCCTCGGGACTGCACCCATTGCGACCGCACTGGGCGCCGACCAGGAAATGA
- a CDS encoding O-methyltransferase (predicted protein), which produces MFGHALRKASTATGRHPRFLSLEMNPKFAAVSKALVSIAGLDDIVKIRVGPCRASLHSLAKGGKHSGSSEQQQPWDMLFLDHSKISYLNDLKLCEELGLVAPGSTVIADDMKRPGNPWYSEYVRASPGKKAEDCLPFKGCLSDGGISLGNPGLVYETMLVEGLEPTGLMDAVEVSKCVGLVEVQ; this is translated from the exons ATGTTCGGGCACGCCCTCCGCAAAGCATCAACAGCAACCGGCCGCCACCCACGATTCCTCAGCCTCGAAATGAACCCCAAGTTCGCCGCCGTTTCGAAAGCCCTAGTCTCCATCGCAGGGTTAGACGACATCGTCAAGATCAGGGTAGGGCCATGTCGCGCGTCTCTGCACTCTCTTGCCAAGGGAGGCAAGCATAGTGGTTCTtctgagcagcagcagccctGGGATATGTTGTTCCTGGATCACTCTAAGATCTCGTATTTGAATGATTTGAAGCTGTGTGAGGAGTTGGGGCTTGTGGCGCCTGGGTCTACGGTTATCGCGGATGATATGAAGAGGCCTGGGAATCCGTGGTATTCGGAGTATGTGAGGGCTTCGCCGGGGAAGAAGGCTGAGGACTGTTTGCCTTTTAAGGGGTGTCTTTCGGATGGGGGAATTTCGTTGGGGAACCCGGGTTTGGTGTATGAGACGatgttggtggaggggttggaaCCCACGGGGCTTATG GATGCGGTTGAGGTGTCAAAGTGTGTGGGTCTGGTAGAAGTCCAGTAG
- a CDS encoding putative FAD monooxygenase (2-polyprenyl-6-methoxyphenol hydroxylase and related FAD-dependent oxidoreductases) — MSETIRTDVLIVGAGPAGLIAAAWMAQTGVKAMLIDQKSHQTQCGRADGLESRTLEILDSFGLADRVWAEANHTVEIALWGVTVDGKLQRQSVTANSKPGWSRFHESTLGQAKVEEYLMEYVRGRDSVDVRRETAPTSLEIDYNTIDDHSTFPIRMNLENVAPRLKPHFNDMKNPGSDTSSETHSDDSGYAGVGTVVEAKYLVGCDGAHSWVRKQLGLRLEGENSSDSWGVLDIIPLTNFPDIRKRFIVKSKYGSLMMIPRERKLVRVYVELPANVAMRYREEQDGEILMGQVEKIMQPYTMRTKHIDWSTIYTVGQRVCRKIGLHNRIFLAGDAIHTHSPKAGQGMNVSMQDTFNLGWKLASVIRGALHPQILETYQQERLPVAERLIALDKRICRGMCSRRNADGETFHGAFDEDHKRALEEENSSASGLAVIYQPNLLVTSVAHHQTTNLRIGARIPSMLIINQSDAQPRHLQHILPSTGEWSLIIFGGDIADPRQMQRLNHLEETLCHPESIIQRLNNHASAMRRDSAFVRIYLIHCAERLRIELHDLPAVFRPWTEDNGVDYSRVWVDEKAYHHAGGGQLYKSFGIGPEGCMVLLRPDQHLSFLSDMDDGKGLERFLTSITPEESHQSATFQDL; from the exons ATGAGTGAAACAATTCGGACCGACGTTCTTATCGTCGGGGCTGGTCCAGCAGG GTTAATAGCCGCCGCATGGATGGCTCAGACCGGCGTTAAAGCAATGTTAATTGACCAAAAGTCGCATCAAACGCAATGCGGTCGCGCCGACGGACTAGAAAGCCGAACGTTGGAAATCCTAGACAGCTTTGGCCTTGCAGACCGAGTCTGGGCGGAAGCAAACCATACGGTAGAGATTGCGTTATGG GGCGTCACAGTGGATGGGAAGCTCCAGAGACAGAGCGTCACTGCGAACTCCAAGCCCGGATGGTCGCGGTTCCATGAGTCCACACTCGGCCAAGCCAAAGTGGAGGAATATCTCATGGAGTACGTCCGGGGTCGCGATAGCGTTGACGTTAGACGAGAGACGGCTCCAACCTCTTTAGAGATCGATTACAACACGATCGATGACCATAGCACGTTTCCAATTCGTATGAATTTGGAAAACGTGGCTCCGAGACTGAAACCCCACTTCAATGACATGAAGAACCCCGGTAGCGATACGAGTAGTGAGACTCATTCGGATGACTCCGGATATGCAGGGGTGGGCACCGTGGTAGAGGCTAAGTATCTTGTGGGATGTGATGGAGCACACAGCTGGGTCAGGAAACAACTTGGGCTCCGTCTTGAGGGGGAAAACTCGAGCGACTCTTGGGGAGTTCTGGACATCATCCCCCTTACGAACTTCC CCGACATACGGAAACGGTTCATCGTAAAGTCAAAGTACGGATCTCTTATGATGATCCcgcgagaaagaaagctcGTCCGTGTCTATGTTGAGCTTCCCGCAAATGTGGCCATGCGATACAGAGAAGAGCAGGACGGTGAGATCCTCATGGGTCAGGTCGAGAAGATCATGCAGCCGTATACAATGCGGACGAAACATATCGACTGGTCCACGATATACACG GTTGGCCAGCGAGTGTGTCGGAAAATCGGGTTGCATAACCGTATCTTTCTTGCCGGTGATGCGATTCACACGCATTCCCCAAAGGCAGGTCAAGGAATGAACGTAAGCATGCAAGATACGTTCAATCTCGGCTGGAAACTCGCCTCAGTCATCCGAGGTGCCTTACACCCACAAATCCTCGAAACTTACCAACAGGAGAGGCTACCCGTCGCCGAGAGATTGATTGCACTTGACAAGCGGATCTGCCGTGGAATGTGTAGTCGCAGGAATGCGGACGGCGAAACATTCCACGGTGCcttcgacgaagaccatAAACGAgcattggaggaagagaactCGTCCGCTTCCGGCCTCGCTGTTATTTATCAGCCAAATCTGCTGGTGACATCTGTCGCCCATCATCAAACGACAAACCTCCGGATCGGGGCTCGAATTCCAAGCATGCTGATCATTAACCAGAGTGACGCGCAACCGCGGCATTTACAACATATCCTGCCCAGCACGGGAGAATGGAGTCTAATCATTTTCGGTGGTGACATTGCAGATCCACGCCAAATGCAGCGTCTCAACCACCTGGAAGAAACCCTTTGTCACCCCGAGTCTATCATTCAGAGACTGAACAACCACGCAAGCGCGATGAGACGTGATTCCGCGTTCGTCAGAATATACCTTATCCACTGTGCAGAAAGACTCCGCATCGAGCTCCATGATCTGCCAGCGGTCTTCCGGCCTTGGACGGAGGACAATGGGGTAGACTACAGCAGGGTATGGGTAGACGAGAAAGCGTACCACCATGCTGGCGGAGGTCAATTGTATAAATCCTTTGGGATTGGTCCAGAGGGCTGTATGGTTTTATTGCGACCGGATCAGCATCTGTCGTTTCTATCGGACATGGATGACGGCAAAGGATTGGAACGCTTTTTGACGTCCATCACGCCGGAGGAATCTCATCAAAGTGCAACATTTCAAGACTTATAA
- a CDS encoding putative solid-state culture specific protein (predicted protein) yields the protein MDRAVPITLDYTLRDLYSDNDEDDLKTTLIYYPLQFGYMHESPSAKYVYGYTLQSDDEKAASSFAMAANMVPQRYAFSAGQMPLIILDFHSSNKRKEANRKACQIIDELPAYQLDIRRTFSQLIPNQQPTLTFANSPESISLASGARIAVLLPTDCLSHLPHVVHPETHYEILSKRGLALSGLPTPPSQVIDTGLIDSDNPVLLKEEVARMVESIDQRQVPFVVKLPQSISGMGTFMITTEVERGRVKTLLTEQFGMMLRQLNRSNHHLYPCSMVLQDFVTGPVVALSLFITKTGQPRFIACCKQRFDEQGHWIGGLISYRQQAKLRETFAVIMQMVADFLHSKGYHGPAGVDIVTDDRSGEQLIIDLNVRVTGTFHLGPLTGHFTKRGLFEAGMTTVDFPCSREKFEQMFADEIRNGSLIVSGWVHGESSQLNHAAITIGAREPDELEEYFRRIKAATLHS from the coding sequence ATGGATCGCGCAGTTCCCATCACACTCGACTACACCTTACGCGACCTATACTCGGacaacgatgaagatgacctaAAAACGACCCTTATCTACTATCCTTTGCAATTCGGGTATATGCATGAGAGCCCATCAGCCAAATATGTCTATGGGTATACGCTTCAAAGCGACGATGAGAAAGCGGCGTCCTCGTTTGCCATGGCAGCCAACATGGTACCCCAGCGCTACGCCTTCTCGGCAGGCCAGATGCCACTTATTATCCTAGACTTTCATTCAAGCAACAAGCGGAAAGAAGCAAACCGTAAAGCTTGTCAAATCATTGACGAGCTACCAGCGTATCAGCTTGATATTCGTCGGACCTTCTCCCAGTTAATCCCCAACCAGCAGCCGACGTTGACTTTTGCCAATAGCCCAGAAAGCATATCTTTAGCCTCTGGGGCGCGGATTGCCGTTTTACTCCCTACAGACTGTCTGTCCCATCTGCCCCACGTCGTTCACCCAGAGACCCATTATGAGATCCTATCGAAACGCGGGCTTGCTCTGTCTGGGTTGCCGACACCACCGTCCCAGGTGATTGACACAGGTCTTATCGACTCAGACAACCCGGTTCTTttaaaagaagaagttgCGCGGATGGTAGAGTCAATTGACCAACGTCAAGTGCCCTTTGTTGTCAAGCTTCCGCAGTCCATATCCGGCATGGGTACATTTATGATCACCACGGAAGTCGAAAGGGGCCGAGTGAAGACTCTCCTCACGGAGCAGTTCGGGATGATGTTACGGCAGCTCAATAGATCCAATCATCACCTGTATCCATGCTCCATGGTCCTTCAAGATTTTGTTACAGGACCAGTAGTGGCCTTGTCGCTTTTTATTACAAAAACGGGGCAGCCACGGTTCATTGCTTGTTGCAAGCAACGCTTCGATGAGCAGGGTCATTGGATTGGCGGCTTAATCTCGTACCGCCAGCAGGCAAAACTTCGTGAAACCTTTGCAGTCATTATGCAGATGGTGGCAGATTTCCTGCATAGCAAAGGCTACCATGGGCCGGCTGGTGTGGATATCGTTACTGATGATCGCTCGGGGGAGCAGTTGATTATCGATCTCAACGTCCGGGTCACCGGTACGTTTCATCTAGGGCCTCTCACGGGACACTTTACTAAGCGTGGGCTGTTTGAAGCTGGCATGACTACAGTTGACTTTCCATGTTCCCGAGAAAAATTTGAGCAGATGTTTGCAGACGAGATTCGCAATGGTAGTCTGATCGTGAGTGGCTGGGTCCATGGCGAGTCAAGTCAGCTCAACCACGCTGCAATCACTATCGGGGCCAGAGAGCCTGATGAATTAGAAGAATATTTCAGACGCATCAAAGCAGCTACTTTGCACTCGTAG
- a CDS encoding uncharacterized protein (predicted protein), with the protein MHFQALPVLATVLALPYLAFGEPTCYNSDVWKDEAARSEAAHAIDKWCNNLAPSKWEPRRERKQCLEVDYSPHNVNLWMNNGNLGDATITVDQCKKLLKKIVDTCPGGGYDHTKDGWKSKQVANQVEH; encoded by the exons ATGCACTTCCAAGCTCTCCCCGTTCTTGCCACCGTGCTTGCACTTCCTTACCTTGCCTTTGGTGAGCCAACGTGCTATAATAGCGACGTatggaaggatgaagctGCAAGAAGTGAAGCCGCGCACGCAATTGACAAATGGTGCAATAATCTTGCCCCTTCCAAATGGGAACCtaggagggagagaaagcagTGTCTTGAGGTCGATTATAGTCCGCATAATGTGAATTTGTGGATGAACAACGGAAACTTGGGTGATGCAACCATTACAGTCGACCAGTGCAAGAAGCTactcaagaagatcgtggATACCTGCCCTGGGGGCGGTTATGATCACACTAAAGACGGCTGGAAATCAAA GCAGGTGGCTAATCAAGTTGAACATTGA
- a CDS encoding uncharacterized protein (predicted protein) produces the protein MNEVPHNEQPPKQPPKTLTTLPTELHLQISTYLPYPDALALKHTSRHFYALVYTGVHLKVDWFVERFEQKLECPMEKCSFRTDEAFCNLRIRRIMERRRRHLECRRRAGGCLVVPGRTCQGDLVPGWLKGKGGLGGVVMFGNEGLVFVLGMLFLGVYLTWGVVFGV, from the exons ATGAACGAAGTCCCACATAATGaacaacccccaaaacaacccccCAAGACCCTTACAACCCTCCCCACAGAACTCCACCTCCAAATCTCAACCTACCTCCCCTACCCCGACGCCCTAGCCCTAAAACACACCTCCCGCCACTTCTACGCCCTCGTCTACACCGGCGTCCACCTCAAAGTCGACTGGTTCGTTGAGCGCTTCGAGCAAAAACTCGAATGCCCCATGGAGAAATGCTCGTTCCGGACCGACGAGGCCTTTTGTAATCTGCGCATTCGCCGTATCATGGAGCGCAGGCGACGGCATTTGGAGTGTCGGCGGCGGGCTGGCGGGTGTTTGGTGGTTCCGGGGAGGACTTGCCAGGGGGATTTGGTACCGGGGTggttgaaggggaaggggggtTTGGGGGGTGTTGTTATGTTTGGGAATGAGGGTTTGGTTTTCGTTCTTGggatgttgtttttgggggTTTATTTGACTTGGGGGGTGGTTTTTGG GGTATGA
- a CDS encoding fungal specific transcription factor domain-containing protein (predicted protein), producing the protein MVDEAQLHKGPPEQVARVLRNTKQVLHVPSTMTGRHFHELFTGPNLRLEILGLFYAIAGRLSVFGLAHDKFPRQNGMAARERFSRKMLAASDAVLQICKLIAPVNDLTIWMLYEILLLSKVAHGDASSAKWRRLGDLSTHIFELGLHRDSQQSSSLPLFLVESRRRLFAATYQLDKSIATFLGRPPRISLRHSDCRLPLDLDDRSLEADQSEIELALQDLDSDGWNTQGSLHRSTFSRQRFLVATFREEILEVSLETQNHRTAEKLRDISMRCHQTWDSMPKQLHYSPDSRDENMSNTVCMMLIVSYLAYLYNDFLIQRLLVQQDPEAYSALLNVSSTILSTVLDFCAMREDMVDLRPDFMWTKQARTGKPIPYQGSRSVLIRHLSVFISHLESMSRPGVVNQELFHRASKIFSSIIDEVLEPRVAVTLPGPDIDILAGSGTCMIGSDDLEFLDMLEFGGSIDQYVMPLVCWLRFGLIPS; encoded by the exons ATGGTTGACGAAGCTCAACTGCATAAAGGTCCACCCGAACAGGTCGCGCGTGTTCTTCGAAACACAAAACAAGTGCTCCATGTACCATCGACTATGACAGGAAGACATTTCCATGAGCTTTTCACGGGGCCTAATTTACGGCTGGAGATATTGGGACTTTTCTATGCGATAGCTGGCCGACTGAGTGTTTTCGGCCTGGCTCATGATAAATTCCCCAGGCAGAATGGAATGGCAGCTCGTGAGCGGTTTTCTCGAAAGATGCTGGCGGCTAGTGATGCGGTACTCCAGATTTGCAAGCTCATCGCCCCAGTCAATGACCTAACGATATGGATGCTGTATGAAATTCTATTATTGTCAAAGGTGGCCCATGGCGACGCTA GCTCCGCAAAGTGGCGCAGGCTCGGCGACCTGTCAACCCATATATTCGAGCTGGGGTTGCATAGAGACTCCCAACAGTCAAGCTCTCTCCCACTATTTTTAGTCGAGTCTCGCCGGAGACTCTTTGCAGCGACATATCAACTCGACAAGAGCATTGCGACGTTTCTGGGCAGACCGCCGAGGATCTCATTAAGACATTCAGACTGTCGACTGCCTCTTGATCTCGACGATCGCTCATTGGAGGCTGATCAGTCGGAGATTGAACTCGCATTGCAGGACTTGGACAGCGATGGATGGAATACTCAAGGCAGTCTTCACCGATCCACCTTTTCCCGGCAACGGTTCCTGGTCGCTACCTTTCGCGAGGAGATCCTAGAAGTCTCTTTAGAGACCCAAAACCATAGGACAGCCGAGAAGCTGAG GGATATTTCTATGCGTTGTCATCAAACATGGGATTCAATGCCGAAGCAATTGCACTACAGCCCAGATTCTCGGGATGAGAACATGTCAAACACGGTCTGTATGATGCTTATTGTATCATACTTAGCTTACCTATACAATGACTTCCTCATTCAAAGGCTCCTTGTTCAGCAAGACCCCGAAGCCTACTCTGCTTTACTCAACGTGAGCTCAACCATCCTGTCGACCGTTCTAGATTTCTGCGCCATGCGAGAGGATATGGTTGACCTTCGACCAGACTTCATGTGGACA AAACAAGCGCGCACCGGTAAACCAATACCCTACCAGGGCTCACGATCTGTCTTGATTCGTCATTTGAGCGTTTTTATCTCGCATTTAGAGTCGATGTCTCGACCGGGGGTTGTGAACCAGGAGCTGTTTCACCGCGCGAGTAAGATATTCTCGAGCATCATCGACGAGGTTCTGGAACCGCGTGTCGCGGTAACACTCCCGGGGCctgatatagatatattgGCAGGTTCGGGGACGTGTATGATCGGAAGCGATGATTTGGAATTCTTGGATATGTTGGAGTTTGGAGGATCGATTGATCA ATATGTGATGCCCCTGGTTTGCTGGCTGCGATT CGGACTAATTCCGAGTTAA
- a CDS encoding cytochrome P450 (cytochrome P450 CYP2 subfamily), with amino-acid sequence MSYMVLGLAIGVIFLYFIRSFLARTKSFAPLPPGPRPKPIIGNLWDLPPQGTRDWLHWLKHKDLYGTYSQHRHIATTDRLRKNSGKAQLAPSPSWRSVPPYTHLDRRAPLPICKHRLFTTYTAGYGDIMTILEYSERLRTTRKVAHQQIGSNKAISRFSHIQDAEVCRYLLRMLRDPGNWLEHIKKQVETGAVILKITYGYTVEPHGRDPLVDLAEDAVGKFSLAMVPGAWLVDSIPICESSFYSVMEHVEAVRGQQKQMTQGSNVPSIISYYLESENIQPGSEEEHLVKWATATLYGGGADTTVSTMMCFFLTMALYPHVQRKAQEEIDRVVGATRLPGFEDRGNLPYIDALLKEALRWHPIVPMGVAHMAMEDDMLEGYRIPKGAAILSNIWCVRPRTPYFLLLTKLPCRAFTHDPNEYHDPMTFKPERFLSDNGHTPERDPHLLAFGFGRRVCPGRNLADSNLWLTIARTLAAFNIAKPIRDGKEVDIQPEFQAGLISHPEPFDVDIKLRSAGHHELILAGEKQYPWEESHAEELRRAIAVL; translated from the exons ATGTCTTACATGGTTCTTGGGCTCGCCATCGGCGTCATATTCCTATACTTTATAAGATCATTTTTAGCTAGAACCAAGTCGTTTGCACCACTCCCTCCTGGTCCCCGGCCAAAACCAATTATTGGAAATCTCTGGGATCTTCCACCGCAAGGCACTCGGGACTGGTTACACTGGTTGAAACACAAAGATCTCTATGGTACATACTCCCAGCATCGGCATATTGCAACTACCGATAGACTAAGAAAGAACTCTGGAAAGGCCCAGTTAGCTCCGTCACC CTCTTGGAGAAGCGTTCCGCCATACACTCATCTCGACCGTCGTGCACCTTTGCCCATATGTAAGCATCGTCTTTTCACCACATACAC GGCCGGCTATGGTGATATTATGACCATCCTCGAGTACTCTGAACGGCTCCGCACCACACGCAAAGTTGCGCACCAGCAGATCGGCTCCAATAAAGCTATCAGCCGGTTCAGCCATATCCAGGATGCGGAGGTTTGTCGATATCTCTTACGGATGCTGAGGGATCCCGGGAATTGGCTCGAACACATTAAGAAGCAggt GGAGACCGGCGCGGTTATACTGAAGATCACTTACGGATACACTGTTGAGCCGCACGGGCGCGATCCTCTGGTGGATCTTGCGGAAGACGCGGTCGGGAAGTTTTCGTTGGCAATGGTTCCTGGGGCTTGGCTTGTGGATTCTATTCCTATTTGTGagtcttctttttattctgttATGGAACAC GTGGAGGCTGTACGCGGGCAGCAGAAG CAAATGACCCAAGGGAGCAATGTGCCTTCCATCATTTCGTACTATCTTGAATCAGAGAATATCCAGCCGGGCTCGGAAGAGGAGCATCTTGTGAAGTGGGCTACTGCTACTCTTTACGGTGGCGGTGCAGATACA ACGGTATCCACGATGAtgtgcttcttcttgacGATGGCCTTATATCCACATGTACAACGGAAAGCAcaagaggagattgaccGGGTCGTTGGAGCAACACGTCTACCCGGGTTCGAAGACCGCGGGAACCTTCCATACATCGACGCCCTCCTTAAGGAGGCCCTCCGTTGGCATCCCATTGTGCCTATGGGCGTCGCCCATATGGCtatggaggatgatatgcTTGAGGGATATCGTATCCCCAAGGGGGCAGCTATACTGTCGAATATATGGTGTGTTAGGCCCCGTACTCCTTACTTTCTTTTACTTACCAAACTTCCCTGTAGGGCTTTCACCCACGACCCCAACGAATACCACGACCCAATGACCTTTAAACCTGAGCGTTTCCTGAGTGATAACGGCCACACGCCCGAACGTGATCCCCATCTCCTCGCTTTCGGGTTTGGACGTCGGGTATGCCCCGGGCGGAACCTAGCAGACTCGAATCTATGGCTTACCATCGCTCGCACTCTGGCTGCTTTCAACATCGCCAAGCCCATTCGCGACGGCAAGGAGGTGGATATACAGCCGGAGTTCCAGGCTGGTCTTATCAGTCATCCAGAGCCATTTGATGTTGACATTAAGCTTCGTAGTGCAGGTCATCACGAGTTAATTCTGGCTGGTGAGAAGCAGTATCCCTGGGAGGAGAGCCATGCGGAGGAGTTGCGGAGGGCAATTGCGGTACTGTAG
- a CDS encoding uncharacterized protein (predicted protein) translates to MSSDTWIQSISQILGWAYFVLWSLSFYPQVLHNHRRHSTDGFSIDFALLNLLGLTAYTIFNACFLFSPVVRTQYAQRHPQSPKPTVQWNDFVYALHGALICCYLRSHFLCARFWNFKSKPQRPFYGLWYRHRGNGLTW, encoded by the exons ATGTCGAGCGACACATGGATACAAAGCATCTCCCAAATTCTGGGCTGGGCCTATTTCGTCCTATGGTCGTTGTCTTTTTACCCGCAAGTGCTGCATAATCACCGCCGTCACTCGACAGACGGTTTCTCCATCGACTTTGCCCTGCTCAACCTACTCGGATTGACTGCATACACCATTTTCAACGCCTGTTTCCTCTTTTCACCAGTCGTGCGCACACAGTATGCCCAGCGACATCCTCAGAGCCCCAAGCCAACCGTCCAATGGAACGATTTCGTCTACGCCCTCCACGGAGCCCTAATCTGTTGCTATCTCCGGAGCCACTTCCTCTGCGCGCGGTTCTGGAACTTCAAGTCCAAGCCGCAGCGG CCGTTCTATGGGCTCTGGTATCGGCATCGTGGGAATGGATTGACGTGGTGA
- a CDS encoding DUF292 domain protein (predicted protein) translates to MPPTPQTTKLTSTLHLLIPRLRLLQKKSTASSVVQRRELSHLLSENKDASARIRVENVIATDIAVEVMEMVELYCELILARANVLDQNAFSEKGVEARNRAKEAWVEMRRKEQGLGSSPGSAASGGDAAGSGKRSGFGFGALFGGGGSKREETVAVESTGVQGVGDAAYIDSALDEAAAAIFYAYPRFPADVRELTILRGLLADRYGKEFMTLAQDDRFPEADGLKVPERLVKGLRVKPPSQELVDSYLREIARAYGVAWGGDAEELGEAPAEFVDGDGDDDATAGGDVPVTPRKEGRPADVERRMSETAELNRATPPKGLQSGKSPVSVAPPGPRSDNPNPRVKVPDGNGKGEAEVEPRSPSKTTKGGIPELDELTRRFAALKR, encoded by the exons ATGCCCCCCACCCCCCAAACA ACAAAACTAACCTCaaccctccacctcctcatcccgCGCCTCCGTCTCCTCCAAAAGAAATCCACCGCCAGCTCCGTAGTCCAACGCCGCGAACTCTCCCACCTCCTATCCGAAAACAAAGACGCGAGCGCCCGCATCCGCGTCGAAAATGTCATCGCCACCGACATCGCCGTCGAAGTCATGGAAATGGTCGAACTATACTGCGAGCTGATCCTTGCGCGGGCGAACGTGCTAGACCAGAACGCTTTCAGCGAGAAGGGCGTGGAGGCCCGGAATCGGGCCAAGGAGGCGTGGGTGGAGATGAGGCGGAAGGAACAGGGTCTGGGTTCTAGTCCTGGGTCTGCGGCTAGTGGTGGGGATGCTGCGGGGAGTGGGAAGAGGTCGGGGTTTGGGTTCGGGGCgctttttggtggtggggggtCCAAGAGGGAGGAGACGGTGGCTGTGGAGTCTACGGGGGTGCAGGGTGTGGGCGATGCGGCGTATATTGATTCGGCGTTGGATGAGGCTGCGGCGGCGATTTTTTATGCCTATCCTCGGTTTCCGGCTGATGTGAGGGAGTTGACTATCCTGAGGGGGTTGTTGGCGGATCGCTATGGGAAGGAGTTTATGACGCTGGCGCAGGATGATCGGTTTCCCGAGGCGGATGGGTTGAAGGTCCCTGAGAGGTTGGTGAAGGGGTTGAGGGTGAAGCCTCCGTCGCAGGAGTTGGTGGATAGTTATTTGAGGGAGATTGCGAGGGCGTACGGAGTTGCGTGGGGAGGGGATgcggaggagctgggggAGGCGCCCGCGGAGTTtgtggatggtgatggtgatgatgatgctacTGCGGGGGGTGATGTGCCGGTGACACCGCGGAAGGAGGGCCGGCCGGCTGATGTCGAACGGAGAATGTCTGAGACGGCGGAGTTGAATCGTGCTACGCCGCCCAAGGGATTGCAGTCCGGGAAGAGTCCGGTCAGTGTTGCGCCGCCGGGACCCCGGTCTGATAATCCGAATCCGCGCGTGAAGGTTCCGGACGGGAATGGGAAGGGGGAGGCCGAGGTAGAGCCCAGGAGTCCCTCGAAGACGACTAAAGGAGGGATTCCAGAGTTGGATGAGTTGACCAGACGCTTTGCGGCACTGAAGAGGTAG